In a single window of the Flavobacterium sp. W4I14 genome:
- a CDS encoding UDP-N-acetylglucosamine acyltransferase (product_source=KO:K00677; cath_funfam=1.20.1180.10,2.160.10.10; cog=COG1043; ko=KO:K00677; pfam=PF13720; superfamily=51161; tigrfam=TIGR01852), with product MIQPLAYIHPQAKIAENVVIEPFVVIHKDVVIGEGTWIGSNVTIMDGARIGKNCRIFPGAVISGEPQDLKFAGEVTTAEIGDNTTIRECVTINRGTKDKWKTTIGSNCLIQAYSHIAHDCEVGNNCIFSNSTTLAGHITIGNNVVLAGLVAIHQFVKVGSYAFVTGGSLVRKDVPPYVKAAREPLSYAGINSVGLRRRGFTNEQIDEIQEIYRVLFVKHNNVTKALDMIEAEFKPTEIRDEIVDFIRNSNRGVMKGFGMGS from the coding sequence GAAAACGTGGTAATCGAACCCTTTGTAGTGATACATAAAGACGTTGTAATTGGAGAAGGAACCTGGATCGGATCGAATGTTACCATTATGGACGGTGCACGTATCGGCAAGAACTGCCGTATTTTTCCTGGTGCTGTTATTTCAGGCGAGCCACAGGATTTAAAATTTGCCGGTGAAGTTACCACTGCAGAAATTGGAGACAATACGACTATCCGTGAGTGTGTAACCATTAACCGTGGTACAAAAGATAAATGGAAAACCACTATCGGTAGCAATTGTTTAATTCAGGCATACTCACACATCGCGCACGATTGTGAGGTTGGAAACAACTGCATTTTTTCAAACAGCACCACTTTAGCTGGCCATATTACTATTGGAAACAATGTAGTTTTGGCGGGTTTGGTTGCGATACATCAATTTGTTAAAGTGGGTTCTTATGCTTTCGTAACCGGTGGTTCATTGGTACGCAAAGATGTTCCCCCTTATGTAAAAGCAGCTCGTGAGCCACTTTCGTATGCAGGAATTAACTCTGTTGGTTTACGCAGAAGAGGTTTTACCAACGAACAGATTGACGAAATCCAAGAGATTTACCGTGTACTTTTCGTAAAACACAATAACGTAACTAAAGCTTTAGACATGATCGAAGCCGAATTTAAACCAACGGAAATCCGTGATGAAATTGTAGATTTTATCCGCAATTCTAACCGTGGGGTAATGAAGGGCTTCGGAATGGGAAGCTAA